From the genome of Solidesulfovibrio carbinolicus, one region includes:
- the phoU gene encoding phosphate signaling complex protein PhoU, translating to METPLDQAIHKLKVDVLHMMHLAQDAVQKAVASLLDHNAAQAREVIDADREINDYECRVDSESLKILALHHPVAKDLRFIVGSMRMLVNIERLGDEAVNIAERVLVLTSETRLPVHGNLRQLADLARELMAASIACYMDLDDAAALRIIEQNAAALELNVRIFRDVTTEMIKESRPVERAVQQAFVAHSLKRVCDQCANIAESTIFIRRAVDYKHKCTPLPGTDK from the coding sequence TTGGAAACCCCGCTCGATCAGGCCATCCACAAGCTCAAGGTCGATGTGCTGCACATGATGCATCTGGCCCAGGACGCCGTGCAAAAAGCCGTGGCCAGCCTCCTTGACCACAACGCCGCCCAGGCCCGCGAAGTCATCGACGCCGACCGCGAAATCAACGACTACGAATGCCGGGTGGATTCGGAGAGCCTCAAGATTCTGGCCCTGCACCATCCCGTGGCCAAGGATCTGCGGTTTATCGTGGGGTCCATGCGGATGCTCGTCAATATTGAGCGCCTCGGTGACGAGGCCGTGAACATCGCCGAGCGGGTGCTGGTGCTGACCAGCGAAACCCGCCTGCCCGTCCACGGCAACCTGCGCCAACTGGCCGATCTGGCCCGGGAACTCATGGCCGCCTCCATCGCCTGCTACATGGACCTTGACGACGCGGCCGCCCTGCGCATCATTGAACAGAACGCGGCGGCGCTGGAACTCAACGTCCGCATTTTTCGCGACGTGACCACCGAGATGATCAAGGAATCGCGGCCGGTGGAGCGGGCGGTGCAGCAGGCGTTCGTGGCCCACAGCTTAAAGCGCGTGTGCGACCAGTGCGCCAATATCGCCGAATCCACGATTTTTATCCGCCGGGCCGTGGACTACAAGCACAAGTGCACGCCCCTGCCGGGAACCGACAAATAG
- the hydG gene encoding [FeFe] hydrogenase H-cluster radical SAM maturase HydG has translation MIDESQRSSDAFIDDDRIHAALANAKTLAAAPDAVAAIIDKALDYKGLNAEEVAVLLEVSDPALLDRMFRAAKQVKEAIYGKRIVLFAPLYISSHCINNCVYCGYKRSNKEQLRKRLTMDEIRREVEILESLGHKRLAVEAGEDPIHCPIEYVTDAIKAIYSIKDGNGSIRRVNINIAATTVEDYKKLKDAEIGTYILFQETYNRERYAALHPTGPKHDYNWHTTAMDRAMQGGIDDVGIGVLYGLYDWKYETVAMFLHAEHLEKTFGVGPHTISVPRMRPAGAVNLDTFPYLVPDEAFKKIIAVIRLAVPYTGMILSTREDPDFRDELINYGVSQISAGSCTGVGGYQKVHEDHEPTNNTNNGQQFEPSDQRSPAEVIRMLCERGFIPSYCTACYRQGRTGDRFMSLAKDGTIQHVCLPNALLTFKEYLIDYADPETRAIGEQRIQEALSTISKDGIRDLTIERLQDIEHGKRDMFF, from the coding sequence ATGATTGACGAATCCCAGCGCTCTTCGGACGCCTTTATTGACGACGACCGCATCCACGCGGCCCTTGCCAACGCCAAGACCCTGGCCGCCGCCCCCGACGCCGTGGCCGCCATCATCGACAAGGCCCTGGACTACAAGGGACTTAACGCCGAGGAAGTGGCCGTGCTCCTCGAAGTCTCCGACCCGGCCCTGCTCGACCGGATGTTCCGGGCCGCCAAACAGGTCAAGGAAGCCATCTACGGCAAGCGCATCGTGCTTTTTGCGCCGCTCTACATCTCCAGCCACTGCATCAACAACTGCGTCTACTGCGGGTACAAGCGCAGCAACAAGGAACAGCTGCGCAAGCGCCTGACCATGGACGAAATCCGGCGCGAGGTGGAGATTCTCGAATCCCTTGGCCACAAGCGCCTGGCCGTGGAAGCCGGCGAAGACCCGATTCACTGTCCCATCGAGTACGTTACCGACGCGATAAAGGCCATCTACAGCATCAAGGACGGCAACGGCTCCATCCGCCGCGTCAACATCAACATCGCCGCCACCACCGTCGAGGACTACAAAAAGCTCAAGGACGCCGAAATCGGCACCTATATCCTCTTCCAGGAAACCTACAACCGCGAGCGCTACGCGGCCCTGCACCCCACCGGCCCCAAGCACGACTACAACTGGCACACCACGGCCATGGACCGGGCCATGCAAGGCGGCATCGACGACGTGGGCATCGGCGTGCTCTACGGCCTCTATGACTGGAAATACGAGACCGTGGCCATGTTCCTGCACGCCGAGCATCTGGAAAAAACCTTCGGCGTCGGCCCCCATACCATCTCCGTGCCCCGTATGCGCCCGGCCGGAGCCGTCAACCTCGACACCTTCCCTTACCTGGTGCCCGACGAGGCCTTCAAAAAGATCATCGCCGTCATCCGCCTGGCCGTGCCCTACACCGGCATGATCCTGTCCACCCGCGAGGACCCGGATTTCCGCGACGAACTGATCAACTACGGCGTCTCCCAGATCAGCGCCGGCTCCTGCACGGGCGTTGGCGGCTACCAGAAGGTCCACGAGGACCACGAACCCACCAACAACACCAACAACGGCCAGCAGTTCGAGCCTAGCGACCAGCGTTCGCCGGCCGAGGTCATCCGGATGCTGTGCGAGCGCGGATTTATCCCCAGTTACTGCACCGCCTGCTACCGCCAGGGCCGCACCGGCGACCGGTTCATGAGCCTGGCCAAGGACGGGACCATCCAGCACGTCTGCCTGCCCAACGCCCTGCTCACCTTCAAGGAATATCTCATCGACTACGCCGACCCAGAGACCCGGGCCATCGGCGAACAGCGCATCCAGGAAGCGCTGTCCACCATCAGCAAGGACGGCATCCGCGACCTGACCATCGAGCGTCTGCAAGACATCGAACACGGCAAGCGCGACATGTTTTTCTAG
- a CDS encoding TM1266 family iron-only hydrogenase system putative regulator, protein MNRRIGVVGIVIEDPKHVSDKVNAVISDHGHIVLGRMGIPKPDYQAGVVSLIIEGTTDEIGSLTGRLGNIPGVTVKSALTSKTLGKEAQND, encoded by the coding sequence ATGAACAGGCGCATCGGCGTGGTCGGCATCGTCATCGAGGACCCCAAACACGTCTCGGACAAGGTCAACGCCGTCATCAGCGACCACGGCCACATCGTGCTCGGCCGCATGGGCATCCCCAAGCCGGATTATCAGGCCGGCGTGGTTTCGCTCATTATCGAAGGAACAACCGATGAGATCGGTTCGCTTACCGGCAGACTCGGGAATATTCCCGGCGTAACCGTGAAATCCGCCCTGACGAGCAAAACGCTTGGCAAGGAGGCCCAAAATGATTGA
- a CDS encoding hybrid sensor histidine kinase/response regulator: protein MCYFLENGSDIVFIVDPESGCIVKGSRAGCEFLGLSHELVVGHPLPELHPAEEHDACRDWFKACVTAGDAGKPSHSSPMTLVRRDGVRASCRLAVVMLGRGACRLACCIYSSPALRGLIGSGLQDSEAYFAQALPHIDDGAWSWNPVTDEIYLSRQWLRLLGYEPGDIATTSEDCNALLHPDDRDRVLEVLDACVRGERASFSLEYRLMAKDGSYRWLHGRGAPVRDGVGRLTLLTGATTDITRRKETELALAQARDAAMAASRAKSAFLASMSHEIRTPMNVILGMAELLAETPISSSQRRYLEAIAGSGRMLSQLLSDILDFSQIEADRVALFPEVFDPAALARDVCGLAAEAAAAKGLDLQVHTAPSLPDRLVADPLRVRQVLLNLVWNAVKYTQAGRITVSATPLSDPAGQGFVLFSVRDSGPGITPEAMARIFDPFSQADAAAHRRQGGAGLGLSISRALARLMGGDVVAESAPGAGSCFSFTLPALRAGRQGVPERPVALGLSNPARRETTMGHGATETRRRVLLAEDSESNRELIALFLENEPVDLVWARNGYEAVAAITEAREPFDAVLMDVEMPVMDGLEATRHIRRLEADRGSCRTPVALLTAHALYEFESRGREAGCDAFLTKPIRKARLLEYLGELFGWRLAE from the coding sequence ATGTGCTATTTTTTAGAAAATGGCAGTGACATCGTTTTTATCGTTGATCCTGAATCCGGGTGCATCGTCAAAGGAAGTCGTGCAGGCTGCGAATTTTTAGGCTTAAGTCATGAGCTTGTCGTTGGCCATCCGCTCCCTGAGCTGCATCCTGCAGAGGAACATGACGCCTGCCGCGATTGGTTCAAGGCCTGCGTCACCGCAGGCGATGCCGGAAAGCCAAGTCATAGTTCGCCCATGACGCTTGTCCGTCGGGACGGCGTACGCGCTTCTTGCCGCTTGGCCGTGGTCATGCTGGGCCGGGGCGCATGTCGGTTGGCCTGCTGCATCTATTCAAGCCCGGCCCTGCGGGGACTCATCGGCAGCGGCCTGCAGGACAGCGAAGCCTACTTCGCCCAGGCGTTGCCGCATATCGACGACGGGGCCTGGAGCTGGAATCCGGTCACTGACGAAATTTACCTGTCACGGCAATGGTTGCGCCTGCTCGGCTACGAGCCTGGGGATATCGCGACCACCAGCGAGGACTGCAACGCCTTGCTGCATCCCGACGACCGCGACCGGGTCTTGGAGGTGCTTGACGCCTGCGTGCGGGGCGAGCGGGCTTCGTTTTCCCTGGAATACCGGCTGATGGCCAAGGACGGCTCCTACCGTTGGCTTCACGGCCGGGGCGCGCCGGTGCGCGACGGGGTTGGGCGGCTCACGCTGCTTACCGGCGCGACCACGGACATCACCCGGCGCAAGGAGACCGAGCTGGCCCTGGCCCAGGCCCGGGACGCGGCCATGGCCGCGTCCCGGGCCAAGAGCGCCTTTCTAGCCAGCATGAGCCACGAGATCCGCACGCCCATGAACGTGATTCTCGGCATGGCCGAGCTGCTGGCCGAGACGCCGATTTCCTCGTCCCAGCGGCGCTATCTGGAGGCCATCGCCGGTTCCGGCCGGATGCTGTCGCAGCTTTTAAGCGACATCCTGGATTTTTCCCAGATCGAGGCCGACCGGGTGGCGCTATTTCCCGAGGTCTTTGATCCGGCGGCCCTGGCCCGGGACGTGTGCGGTCTGGCCGCCGAGGCGGCCGCCGCCAAGGGACTTGACTTGCAGGTGCATACGGCCCCGTCCCTGCCCGACCGGCTGGTGGCCGATCCGTTGCGGGTGCGCCAGGTGCTGCTCAACCTCGTCTGGAACGCCGTCAAATACACCCAAGCCGGCCGTATCACGGTTTCGGCCACGCCTTTGTCCGACCCTGCCGGCCAGGGCTTTGTCCTTTTTTCGGTGCGCGACAGCGGCCCGGGCATCACGCCTGAGGCCATGGCCCGCATTTTTGATCCCTTCTCCCAGGCCGACGCCGCGGCCCATCGCCGCCAGGGCGGGGCCGGGCTTGGGCTTTCCATCAGTCGGGCATTGGCCCGGCTCATGGGCGGCGACGTCGTGGCGGAAAGCGCCCCCGGCGCAGGGTCGTGCTTTTCCTTCACCCTGCCGGCGTTGCGAGCCGGCAGGCAGGGCGTGCCGGAACGACCGGTCGCTTTAGGTCTGTCCAACCCGGCGCGTCGGGAGACGACAATGGGGCATGGTGCAACAGAAACAAGGCGGAGAGTGTTGTTGGCCGAGGATTCCGAATCGAACCGGGAACTCATTGCGTTGTTTTTGGAGAACGAGCCGGTGGATCTCGTGTGGGCGCGAAACGGCTATGAGGCCGTGGCCGCCATCACCGAGGCGCGGGAACCCTTTGACGCGGTGCTCATGGATGTGGAGATGCCGGTCATGGACGGGCTGGAGGCCACCCGGCACATCCGCCGGCTGGAAGCCGACCGGGGCAGCTGTCGCACGCCGGTGGCGCTTTTGACCGCCCATGCCCTGTACGAGTTCGAGAGCAGGGGCCGCGAGGCCGGCTGCGACGCGTTTTTGACCAAGCCCATCCGCAAGGCCCGGCTGCTGGAGTATCTGGGCGAACTGTTCGGCTGGCGTCTGGCGGAGTGA
- a CDS encoding carbon starvation CstA family protein has product MNAMTLVFAALCVFAIGYRFYGLFFTRKVLGAKIDRLTPAVKMADGHDYVKTNKYVLFGHHFAAIAAAGPLLGPVLAAQFGYLPGALWILVGCVMAGCVHDTVVLFASVRHKGRSLAYIATQEIGKGTGSVAGFAVLFILVLTLAGLSIAVVNAMHDSAWGTFTVFATIPIALIMGVYLHKWRDGDVLGASIIGVGLLFVAILIGPYVAASPTWGPLFNMPRPAIALTIPIYGFVASVLPVWLLLCPRDYLSTYLKIGTIAMLAIGIFYVRPDLQMPALTKFVSGGGPIIPGAVFPFLFITIACGALSGFHAIIGTGTTPKMLDNENNLLFVGFGAMLMEGFVAIMALIAACVLVPADYFAINTKPEVFATLGMATVDLAQLSAAVGENITGRPGGAVSLAVGMAHIFSSIPIMNHLMDYWYHFAIMFEAVFILTAVDTGTRVGRFFLQEMIGQVIPKFQEKHWMPGILSTSAIFTFMWGYLVYTGDISTIWPLFGMSNQLLAAVGLLIGTTMIIRMGKARYAWMTAVPGLSMVVITMWAGYLQVFNNYIPKGLYLLATLAIIVVALMAVVIVGTVRRWIELLNIKKTVVDPYGDPVLEVVPE; this is encoded by the coding sequence ATGAACGCCATGACCCTGGTCTTCGCCGCCCTGTGCGTCTTCGCCATCGGCTACCGCTTCTACGGGTTGTTTTTCACCCGCAAGGTGCTGGGAGCCAAGATCGACCGGCTCACCCCGGCGGTCAAAATGGCGGACGGACATGACTACGTAAAGACCAACAAGTACGTCCTTTTCGGCCACCACTTCGCGGCCATCGCCGCGGCCGGCCCCCTGCTCGGGCCGGTGCTCGCGGCCCAGTTCGGCTACCTGCCGGGCGCGCTGTGGATCCTCGTCGGCTGCGTCATGGCCGGCTGCGTCCACGACACCGTGGTGCTTTTCGCCTCGGTGCGCCACAAGGGCCGGTCCCTGGCCTACATCGCTACCCAGGAAATCGGCAAGGGCACCGGCTCCGTGGCCGGTTTTGCCGTGCTGTTCATCCTCGTTTTGACCCTGGCCGGCCTGTCGATTGCCGTGGTCAACGCCATGCACGACAGCGCCTGGGGCACGTTCACCGTCTTCGCCACCATCCCCATTGCGCTCATCATGGGCGTTTATCTCCACAAGTGGCGCGACGGCGACGTGCTTGGGGCCTCCATCATCGGCGTGGGTCTGCTCTTTGTCGCCATCCTCATCGGCCCCTACGTGGCCGCCAGCCCCACCTGGGGACCGCTGTTCAACATGCCCCGGCCGGCCATCGCGCTGACCATCCCCATCTACGGCTTCGTAGCCTCGGTGCTGCCGGTCTGGCTGCTGCTATGCCCGCGCGACTATCTTTCGACCTATTTGAAGATCGGCACCATCGCCATGCTGGCCATCGGCATCTTCTACGTCCGCCCCGACCTGCAGATGCCGGCGCTCACCAAGTTCGTCAGCGGCGGCGGCCCGATCATTCCGGGCGCGGTCTTCCCGTTCCTGTTTATTACCATCGCCTGCGGCGCGCTGTCCGGTTTCCACGCCATCATCGGCACCGGCACCACGCCCAAGATGCTCGATAACGAGAACAACCTGCTCTTCGTCGGCTTCGGGGCCATGCTCATGGAAGGCTTCGTGGCCATCATGGCCCTTATCGCCGCCTGCGTGCTGGTGCCGGCCGACTATTTCGCGATAAACACCAAGCCCGAGGTGTTCGCGACGCTCGGCATGGCCACCGTCGATCTGGCCCAGCTCTCCGCCGCCGTAGGCGAGAACATCACCGGCCGCCCCGGCGGCGCGGTGTCCCTGGCCGTGGGCATGGCCCACATCTTCTCGTCGATTCCCATCATGAACCACCTCATGGACTACTGGTACCACTTCGCCATCATGTTCGAGGCCGTGTTCATCCTCACGGCCGTGGACACGGGCACCCGGGTGGGCCGGTTCTTCCTCCAGGAAATGATCGGCCAGGTGATCCCCAAGTTCCAGGAAAAGCACTGGATGCCGGGCATCCTGTCCACCTCGGCCATCTTCACCTTCATGTGGGGCTACCTCGTCTACACCGGCGACATCTCCACCATCTGGCCGCTGTTCGGCATGTCCAACCAGCTGCTGGCCGCGGTGGGACTACTCATCGGCACCACCATGATCATCCGCATGGGCAAGGCGCGCTATGCCTGGATGACGGCCGTGCCGGGCCTGTCCATGGTGGTCATCACCATGTGGGCCGGCTATCTGCAGGTGTTTAACAACTACATTCCCAAGGGCCTCTACCTGCTGGCCACCCTGGCCATCATCGTGGTCGCCCTCATGGCCGTGGTCATCGTCGGCACGGTGCGGCGCTGGATAGAACTCTTGAATATCAAGAAGACCGTGGTCGATCCCTACGGCGATCCGGTCCTCGAAGTCGTGCCCGAATAA
- a CDS encoding LytS/YhcK type 5TM receptor domain-containing protein produces MNLDILTPEVPGLFVHLSQRFGLLLAGGFAIMTLAPFERMGLGQKRPAWATAAVTVLFGVFGILGTYTGNAVFHSYANLRAMGVITAGLFGGPVVGIGAGLIAGGHRYLIDVGGFSALPCALATFLEGAAAGLIARRYPGQALDWGWAMALGLVGESVHMGLVLALSRPFDEALELVKVIGAPMIVINAMGAAIFTRALKLQRSLRERQDSTEARRILSIASQTVPHLRGGLTPESAQATAAIIRQETGVAAVAITGDSTILAHVGAGQDHHLAGEPWRTRATRLSYESGAALFLRDQESIGCALPDCPLREAIIVPLRKGAAIRGCLKIYGTKARPLDQPLFELAKGLADLFSTQLELEDIGIKNQLLAHAEISRLQAQINPHFLFNSLNTIASFCRTAPGQARELLLDLARYMRRNLDSSRGLIRLSEEMEQVRSYLAIEQARFGDRIVSEIDLEPGCEDWLLPPLLIQPLVENSVRHGLQGRPEGGRVTVTARRRDGHLWVEVADEGLGMSPETRARILSPDAAGSLTEGVGARNTNQRLVQLFGHDYALRIESAPGEGTRIVFRAPPAAPPAFPVRPGRDALNAGVAAEPAGPAGLTPSRPANPADLSTAP; encoded by the coding sequence ATGAACCTCGACATCCTCACGCCCGAAGTCCCGGGGCTTTTTGTCCACCTCTCCCAGCGCTTCGGCCTGCTGTTGGCCGGCGGCTTCGCCATCATGACCCTGGCCCCCTTCGAGCGCATGGGCCTGGGACAGAAACGCCCGGCCTGGGCCACGGCCGCCGTCACCGTGCTGTTTGGCGTTTTCGGGATTCTTGGCACCTACACCGGCAACGCCGTGTTCCACTCCTACGCCAACCTGCGGGCCATGGGCGTCATCACCGCCGGGCTTTTCGGCGGCCCGGTGGTCGGCATCGGAGCCGGGCTCATCGCCGGCGGCCACCGCTATTTGATCGACGTGGGGGGGTTCAGCGCCCTGCCCTGCGCCCTGGCGACATTCCTGGAGGGTGCTGCGGCTGGCCTTATCGCCCGGCGTTATCCGGGCCAGGCCCTGGACTGGGGCTGGGCCATGGCCCTGGGGCTGGTGGGCGAGAGCGTCCACATGGGGCTGGTGCTGGCCCTGTCGCGGCCCTTTGACGAGGCCCTGGAGCTGGTCAAGGTCATCGGCGCGCCCATGATCGTCATAAACGCCATGGGCGCGGCCATTTTTACCCGAGCACTCAAGCTCCAGCGCAGCCTGCGCGAGCGCCAGGACTCCACCGAGGCCCGGCGCATCCTGTCCATCGCCAGCCAGACCGTGCCCCACCTACGCGGCGGCCTGACCCCGGAATCGGCCCAGGCCACCGCCGCCATCATCCGCCAGGAAACCGGCGTGGCCGCCGTGGCCATCACCGGCGACAGCACCATCCTGGCCCATGTCGGGGCCGGACAGGACCACCATCTGGCCGGTGAACCCTGGCGCACCCGGGCCACGCGGCTCTCCTACGAATCCGGCGCGGCCCTTTTTTTACGCGACCAGGAAAGCATCGGCTGCGCCCTGCCCGACTGTCCGCTGCGCGAGGCCATCATCGTGCCCCTGCGCAAGGGCGCGGCCATACGCGGTTGCCTGAAAATCTACGGGACCAAAGCGCGCCCCCTGGACCAGCCCCTGTTCGAGCTGGCCAAGGGTCTGGCCGATCTGTTTTCCACCCAGCTCGAACTGGAAGACATCGGCATCAAAAACCAGCTCCTGGCCCATGCCGAGATCAGCCGCCTCCAGGCCCAGATCAACCCGCATTTCCTGTTTAATTCCCTCAACACCATTGCCTCGTTTTGCCGCACCGCCCCGGGGCAGGCCCGGGAACTGCTGCTTGACCTGGCCCGCTACATGCGCCGCAACCTCGACAGCTCCCGGGGGCTCATCCGCCTGTCCGAGGAGATGGAGCAGGTGCGCTCCTATCTCGCCATTGAGCAGGCCCGCTTCGGCGACCGCATTGTCTCGGAAATCGACCTCGAACCCGGTTGCGAGGATTGGCTGCTGCCGCCGCTCCTCATCCAGCCCCTGGTGGAAAACAGCGTGCGCCACGGCCTGCAAGGCCGCCCTGAAGGCGGCCGGGTGACGGTGACGGCCCGTCGCCGGGACGGCCATCTGTGGGTGGAAGTGGCCGACGAGGGCCTGGGGATGTCGCCCGAGACCCGCGCGCGCATCCTCTCGCCCGACGCCGCCGGGTCGCTCACCGAAGGCGTTGGCGCGCGCAACACCAACCAACGGCTGGTGCAGCTTTTCGGCCACGATTACGCCCTGCGCATCGAAAGCGCTCCGGGCGAGGGCACGCGCATCGTTTTTCGTGCCCCGCCGGCCGCGCCGCCGGCCTTCCCGGTCCGTCCCGGCCGGGACGCCCTTAACGCCGGAGTCGCCGCCGAGCCTGCCGGGCCTGCCGGGCTGACGCCGTCCCGGCCCGCGAACCCGGCCGACCTGTCAACCGCCCCGTAA
- a CDS encoding LytR/AlgR family response regulator transcription factor, which translates to MGIRALIVDDEKPARDELAYLLGEHPDVEASQADGAEAALAAMAVSRPDLVFLDIRMPGRDGFDVLAEAASLPHVPLFVFVTAFDQYAVAAFEQNAVDYLLKPVAAERLAVSLDRVRRRLAQGRAGLTDALGSLLAGLGRAGGGLARVAVLRHGRIALLPAAEVVLIEADDRDVGALTDQGRYPCHGFPTLTRAEERLAGQPFFRANRAVLVNLERIAELSPWVGGKYLLVMNDPARTEVTVSRNRVRDFKERLGL; encoded by the coding sequence ATGGGCATCCGCGCGCTTATCGTTGACGATGAAAAACCGGCCCGCGACGAGCTGGCCTATCTGCTGGGCGAACACCCCGACGTCGAGGCCAGCCAGGCCGACGGGGCCGAGGCCGCCCTGGCCGCCATGGCCGTCTCTCGTCCCGATCTCGTTTTCCTCGACATCCGCATGCCCGGCCGCGACGGCTTCGACGTCCTGGCCGAGGCGGCCAGCCTGCCCCATGTGCCGCTGTTCGTTTTCGTCACCGCCTTCGACCAGTACGCCGTGGCCGCCTTCGAGCAAAACGCCGTGGATTATCTGCTAAAGCCCGTGGCCGCCGAACGCCTGGCCGTGAGCCTGGACCGGGTGCGCCGCCGGCTGGCCCAGGGCCGGGCCGGCCTCACCGACGCCCTGGGGTCGCTTCTGGCCGGCCTTGGCCGGGCCGGCGGAGGGCTGGCCCGGGTGGCCGTGCTGCGCCATGGCCGCATCGCGCTGTTGCCCGCCGCCGAAGTGGTGCTCATCGAGGCCGACGACCGCGACGTGGGCGCGCTCACCGACCAGGGCCGCTACCCCTGCCACGGCTTCCCCACCCTGACCCGGGCCGAGGAACGGCTGGCCGGCCAGCCCTTTTTCCGGGCCAACCGGGCCGTGCTGGTCAACCTGGAGCGCATAGCCGAGCTCTCGCCCTGGGTCGGCGGCAAATACCTGCTGGTCATGAACGACCCGGCCCGCACCGAAGTGACGGTCAGCCGCAACCGGGTACGCGACTTCAAGGAACGCCTGGGACTGTGA